Proteins co-encoded in one Pithys albifrons albifrons isolate INPA30051 chromosome 14, PitAlb_v1, whole genome shotgun sequence genomic window:
- the MOSPD1 gene encoding motile sperm domain-containing protein 1 codes for MQQQKRQPELVEGNLPVFVFPTELIFYADDQSTHKQVLTLYNPYEFALKFKVLCTTPNKYAVVDATGAVKPQCCVDIVIRHRDVRASYYGVIDKFRLQVSEQSQRKALGKKEIIATLLPSAKEQQQKEEEEKRIKEHLAESVFFEQTSCQPENRTASSGPSLLTVFLGVVCVAALMLPTSGEMESLVPLYLHLSVNQKLVAAYVLGLITMVILRT; via the exons ATGCAGCAACAAAAAAGACAGCCAGAGTTAGTGGAAGGAAATCttcctgtttttgtttttcctacaGAACTTATATTTTATGCAGATGACCAGTCAACACACAAGCAGGTGTTGACTCTATATAACCCCTATGAGTTTGCCTTAAAATTCAAAG TTCTTTGTACAACCCCAAATAAATATGCGGTGGTTGATGCTACTGGTGCAGTGAAGCCTCAGTGCTGTGTTGATAT TGTGATTCGTCACAGGGATGTTCGGGCTTCTTACTACGGTGTGATAGATAAATTCCGTCTACAGGTGtctgagcagagccagaggaAAGCATTAGGGAAAAAGGAGATCATTGCTACTCTGCTTCCATCTGCAaaggaacaacaacaaaaggaagaggaggaaaaacgAATAAAAGAACACCTGGCTGAAAGTGTCTTTTTTGAGCAGACTTCGTGTCAACCAG aaaacagaactgCCTCGTCGGGACCGAGTTTACTCACAGTCTTCCTGGGAGTCGTGTGTGTGGCAGCACTAATGCTGCCTACATCGGGGGAAATGGAATCCCTGGTGCCTCTCTACCTCCACTTAAGTGTGAATCAAAAGTTAGTAGCTGCTTATGTTTTAG GTCTCATCACCATGGTTATTTTGAGAACATGA